The Anas platyrhynchos isolate ZD024472 breed Pekin duck chromosome 3, IASCAAS_PekinDuck_T2T, whole genome shotgun sequence genome includes a window with the following:
- the YPEL5 gene encoding protein yippee-like 5, which yields MGRIFLDHIGGTRLFSCANCDTILTNRSELISTRFTGATGRAFLFNKVVNLQYSEVQDRVMLTGRHMVRDVSCKNCNSKLGWIYEFATEDSQRYKEGRVILERALVRESEGFEEHVPSDNS from the exons ATGGGAAGAATTTTTCTGGATCATATTGGTGGCACTCGCCTGTTCTCCTGTGCAAACTGTGACACAATTCTGACCAATCGCTCTGAGCTCATCTCCACTCGCTTCACAGGGGCCACAGGAAGAGCCTTTCTTTTTAACAAG GTGGTAAATCTGCAATACAGTGAAGTTCAGGATCGGGTCATGCTCACTGGCCGCCACATGGTTCGAGATGTGAGCTGCAAGAACTGCAACAGCAAACTGGGTTGGATCTATGAATTTGCTACTGAAGACAGCCAGCGCTACAAGGAAGGCCGTGTTATCCTGGAAAGAGCTTTGGTCCGAGAGAGTGAAGGATTTGAGGAGCATGTTCCGTCTGACAATTCCTGA
- the LBH gene encoding protein LBH isoform X1: MSVLCPLPCPDYLRSAEMTEVMMNTPAMDEIGLSPRKDGLSYQIFPDPSDFDCYCKLKDRLPSIVVEPTEGDVESGELRWPPEEFLVQEEDEEEEEENCEDAKKDNKEQ, encoded by the exons ATGTCCGTgctctgccccctgccctg CCCCGATTATCTGAGATCAGCTGAAATGACTGAAGTGATGATGAACACCCCAGCTATGGACGAGATCGGGCTGAGCCCCCGCAAGGATGGCCTGTCGTACCAG ATCTTCCCCGATCCCTCTGACTTCGACTGCTACTGCAAGCTGAAGGACCGCCTGCCCTCCATCGTGGTGGAGCCAACAGAGGGCGATGTGGAGAGCGGGGAGCTAAGATGGCCGCCAGAAGAGTTCCTTGtgcaggaggaggacgaggaggaggaggaagaaaactgtGAAGATGCAAAGAAGGACAACAAGGAGCAATAA
- the LBH gene encoding protein LBH isoform X2: MTEVMMNTPAMDEIGLSPRKDGLSYQIFPDPSDFDCYCKLKDRLPSIVVEPTEGDVESGELRWPPEEFLVQEEDEEEEEENCEDAKKDNKEQ; encoded by the exons ATGACTGAAGTGATGATGAACACCCCAGCTATGGACGAGATCGGGCTGAGCCCCCGCAAGGATGGCCTGTCGTACCAG ATCTTCCCCGATCCCTCTGACTTCGACTGCTACTGCAAGCTGAAGGACCGCCTGCCCTCCATCGTGGTGGAGCCAACAGAGGGCGATGTGGAGAGCGGGGAGCTAAGATGGCCGCCAGAAGAGTTCCTTGtgcaggaggaggacgaggaggaggaggaagaaaactgtGAAGATGCAAAGAAGGACAACAAGGAGCAATAA